The following proteins are co-located in the Palaemon carinicauda isolate YSFRI2023 chromosome 3, ASM3689809v2, whole genome shotgun sequence genome:
- the LOC137638394 gene encoding uncharacterized protein isoform X2, with the protein MHSLQCNKEIGWDNRLSEDLLREWNNIAKQLNSSPTISVNRFVGRRDDMYNLIAYTDSSRSIYSCVVFLYDLRTKKKNFVMAKNKFVNKQLESKSIPSLEFQEVSLGTEVFRDIRRELSGSNCVEHINILVVGMDLYTDSLVCLHWLSAHVTKFDKLRNLSIFVKNRLDSIFRMCEEFPIKFKFCAGSKNPADAITRPLSYKQLMNSNFFSGTVADADIDVFASDMMEVTIPNTLLREEGISSSLESSNVHVATESVVREDINHLVSMDSFSGFKSIVSVHRYVIRFINNLKIAVKMRDPSKYSHFNCLTDEETLSEAYNFVIYRDQQIHFPEAFKYFAGSSNAVKEIPNIISQLNIYPDHNGILRVRSKTARWKDRDKFMFSPILLSKDSVLTKKLILEMHKMTNHAGIYSLLTEFRKTFWVSHFFSTVKKILKEYINCRRFHRHAVKLNQSPCRDFRLKPPNIPFRSIFLDYLGPYYIKYQGVKTKIWLLCITCLWSRAINLKLCFDMTVPTFLRALQLHIWEYGTPQLCFSDMGSQIVAGTNLISDFLSDPDTVQYLQEHGMRAVEFEQYYKGCN; encoded by the coding sequence atgcattctttgcagtgcaataaagaaattggttgggacaataggctatcagaggatctgttaagagaatggaataatattgctaagcagctaaattcttctccaacgatttcagttaatagatttgtcggtaggagagatgatatgtataatttgattgcatatacagacagttctagaagcatttacagctgtgttgtgttcttatatgatttgagaactaaaaaaaaaaactttgtcatggctaagaacaaatttgttaacaaacaattagaatctaaatccataccttctcttgaatttcaggaAGTTTCTTTAGGGACTGAAGTGTTTCGtgatattagaagagaattaagTGGTTCTAATTGTGTTGAGCATATTAACATACTCGTAGTAGGGATGGATCTATACACAGATAGTCtagtttgcttacattggttatcagcacatgttacaaagtttgataaattgcgtaatttgagtatctttgtgaaaaatagattagatagtatcttcagaatgtgtgaagaatttcctattaagtttaaattctgtgcaggctccaaaaacccagctgatgcaatcaCCCGACCTCTCTCCTACAAGCAATTAATGAAttctaattttttcagtggtactgttgctgatgcagatattgatgttttcgcaagtgatatgaTGGAAGTCACCATTCCTAATACATTGCTCAGAGAAGAAGGTATAAGCTCTTCTCTTGAAAGTAGTAATGTTCATGTTGCTACCGAGTCTGTGGTTCGAGAGGATATAAACCATTTGGTTTCTATGGATTCCTTTTCAGGCTTCAAGAGCATAGTTTCAGTCCATAggtatgtgataaggtttattaataacctgaaaattgcagtaaagatgagggacccaagtaaatattcacattttaattgtcttactgatgaagaaactttgtcagaagcttataactttgtaatctacagagaccagcagattcactttccagaagcttttaaatattttgcagggtcttctaatgcagttaaagagatccctaatataatcagccaacttaatatttatccagatcacaatggtATATTGCGTGTTAGAAGTAAGACTGCACGCTGGAAGGACAGAGATAAATTTATGTTCTCGCCTATCCTTTTGTCAAAGGATAGCGTCCTGACCAAGAAATTAATCTTggaaatgcataaaatgacaaaccatgctggcatctactcattgttgaccgaatttcggaaaactttttgggtttcacatttcttttcaactgtaaagaagattttgaaagaatatataaactgcagacgatttcacagacatgcagtcaaattgaatcaaagtccatgcagagattttaggttgaaacctcccaatattcccttcagatctattttcctggactatcttggcccgtattatattaagtaccaaggggttaaaacaaaaatttggttgctttgtataacgtgtttgtggtctcgagctataaatttaaaattatgctttgacatgactgtacccacattcttgagagcacttcagttacatatatgggagtatggtactccacaattgtgcttttcagatatgggatctcaaattgttgcaggtactaatttaatttctgattttttaagtgacccagatactgtgcaatatctacaggaacatggaatgagggctgtagaatttgagcaatactacaaaggctgtaactaa
- the LOC137638394 gene encoding uncharacterized protein isoform X1: MTNCKSLQSSIDGETGEKSTPVTKLFGLLWNTKTDSLSTQKLVLDKNASSKRQILSSIASNFDIFNFCGPLLNRARIFMHSLQCNKEIGWDNRLSEDLLREWNNIAKQLNSSPTISVNRFVGRRDDMYNLIAYTDSSRSIYSCVVFLYDLRTKKKNFVMAKNKFVNKQLESKSIPSLEFQEVSLGTEVFRDIRRELSGSNCVEHINILVVGMDLYTDSLVCLHWLSAHVTKFDKLRNLSIFVKNRLDSIFRMCEEFPIKFKFCAGSKNPADAITRPLSYKQLMNSNFFSGTVADADIDVFASDMMEVTIPNTLLREEGISSSLESSNVHVATESVVREDINHLVSMDSFSGFKSIVSVHRYVIRFINNLKIAVKMRDPSKYSHFNCLTDEETLSEAYNFVIYRDQQIHFPEAFKYFAGSSNAVKEIPNIISQLNIYPDHNGILRVRSKTARWKDRDKFMFSPILLSKDSVLTKKLILEMHKMTNHAGIYSLLTEFRKTFWVSHFFSTVKKILKEYINCRRFHRHAVKLNQSPCRDFRLKPPNIPFRSIFLDYLGPYYIKYQGVKTKIWLLCITCLWSRAINLKLCFDMTVPTFLRALQLHIWEYGTPQLCFSDMGSQIVAGTNLISDFLSDPDTVQYLQEHGMRAVEFEQYYKGCN, translated from the coding sequence atgacaaattgtaaatctttgcagagttccattgatggagaaactggtgagaagtcgacccctgtgaccaagctttttggattgctttggaatacaaagactgattctttgtccacccagaaattagttttggataagaatgcttcatctaaaaggcagattttgagttctattgcatcaaattttgatatctttaatttttgtggacctttactaaatagagctagaatattcatgcattctttgcagtgcaataaagaaattggttgggacaataggctatcagaggatctgttaagagaatggaataatattgctaagcagctaaattcttctccaacgatttcagttaatagatttgtcggtaggagagatgatatgtataatttgattgcatatacagacagttctagaagcatttacagctgtgttgtgttcttatatgatttgagaactaaaaaaaaaaactttgtcatggctaagaacaaatttgttaacaaacaattagaatctaaatccataccttctcttgaatttcaggaAGTTTCTTTAGGGACTGAAGTGTTTCGtgatattagaagagaattaagTGGTTCTAATTGTGTTGAGCATATTAACATACTCGTAGTAGGGATGGATCTATACACAGATAGTCtagtttgcttacattggttatcagcacatgttacaaagtttgataaattgcgtaatttgagtatctttgtgaaaaatagattagatagtatcttcagaatgtgtgaagaatttcctattaagtttaaattctgtgcaggctccaaaaacccagctgatgcaatcaCCCGACCTCTCTCCTACAAGCAATTAATGAAttctaattttttcagtggtactgttgctgatgcagatattgatgttttcgcaagtgatatgaTGGAAGTCACCATTCCTAATACATTGCTCAGAGAAGAAGGTATAAGCTCTTCTCTTGAAAGTAGTAATGTTCATGTTGCTACCGAGTCTGTGGTTCGAGAGGATATAAACCATTTGGTTTCTATGGATTCCTTTTCAGGCTTCAAGAGCATAGTTTCAGTCCATAggtatgtgataaggtttattaataacctgaaaattgcagtaaagatgagggacccaagtaaatattcacattttaattgtcttactgatgaagaaactttgtcagaagcttataactttgtaatctacagagaccagcagattcactttccagaagcttttaaatattttgcagggtcttctaatgcagttaaagagatccctaatataatcagccaacttaatatttatccagatcacaatggtATATTGCGTGTTAGAAGTAAGACTGCACGCTGGAAGGACAGAGATAAATTTATGTTCTCGCCTATCCTTTTGTCAAAGGATAGCGTCCTGACCAAGAAATTAATCTTggaaatgcataaaatgacaaaccatgctggcatctactcattgttgaccgaatttcggaaaactttttgggtttcacatttcttttcaactgtaaagaagattttgaaagaatatataaactgcagacgatttcacagacatgcagtcaaattgaatcaaagtccatgcagagattttaggttgaaacctcccaatattcccttcagatctattttcctggactatcttggcccgtattatattaagtaccaaggggttaaaacaaaaatttggttgctttgtataacgtgtttgtggtctcgagctataaatttaaaattatgctttgacatgactgtacccacattcttgagagcacttcagttacatatatgggagtatggtactccacaattgtgcttttcagatatgggatctcaaattgttgcaggtactaatttaatttctgattttttaagtgacccagatactgtgcaatatctacaggaacatggaatgagggctgtagaatttgagcaatactacaaaggctgtaactaa
- the LOC137638394 gene encoding uncharacterized protein isoform X3, with protein sequence MEKLKALKISRGHCRTQVTKKCDSVRLKYGTLTEKERISFVLSLQNLKTKLDSLDSQIVDMLFSEQKDESDIKDELDCCAIYTDNILSSLAMLEKVTAEIPLPSNPSPNIKYPCLPLPVYNHSEGESIENFFKDFEKAMETMKVDSYLKFIYLQNQLGKQPLALVKSLSSTEQNYKEAKALLQKAFGSELGQKFETMLALSGLKLTYDSDPYAFIGKMRSIKNSFAALSITIDDVLQYFFWDAMNDGLKLQLTQITNKNKPLLKDIEDNIFEATERYLGVQKRYQEKKVNRKVQSDARSTLSFASNVQVDSSSAVKLKGCILCRDENGSENADHPVNSCKVYASPKAKVERLLKLNACTKCANPHKTSACRFRFLRKCNKCNDWHFSFLCESNVKVTTNNVNKEKGSSPGATNGMISIDCNKVLSHTGASILPTFSVVLSNNEQMRCLKDSGSQLNFIDAEFAKRNNLEVLESNFSVTVRGINSQRKLLTNVVRVNLNNNVNSFCVEAICLPEINTKLILPGLSRIVERFMEKG encoded by the coding sequence atggagaagttgaaggctcttaagatttcacgtggtcattgtcgaacacaggtgaccaaaaagtgtgacagtgtaaggcttaaatatggtactctcactgagaaagaaaggattagttttgtattatcccttcaaaatttaaaaacaaagttagataGTTTGGACTCTCAGATAGTGGATATGCTTTTCAGTGAACAAAAGGATGAATCTGATATCAAAGATGAACTAGATTGTTGTGCTATTTatacggataatattttatcatcattagctatgctcgagaaagtcacagcagaaattcccttgcctagtaacccttctcctaatattaaatacccatgtttgcctcttcctgtatataatcattctgagggggaaagcatagaaaatttttttaaggattttgagaaggctatggagacaatgaaagtagactcttatcttaaatttatttatctccaaaatcaactaggtaaacagCCATTAGCGCTTGTGAAGTCTTTATCTTCTACTGAACAGAATTATAAGGAAGCCAAAGCCTTGttacaaaaagcttttggttctgaattaggtcagaaatttgaaactatgcttgccctttcaggattaaaattaacgtatgactctgacccatatgcctttattggtaagatgagaagcattaaaaactcgtTTGCTGCACTTTCCATAACCATTGAtgatgtcttgcaatatttcttttgggatgctatgaatgatggtcttaaattacaattaactcaaattacaaataaaaacaaacctttgcttaaggatattgaggataatatttttgaggccacagagcgttaccttggggttcagaaaagatatcaggagaagaaagttaatcgtaaagttcagtcagatgctagatcaacattaagtttcgctagtaacgtacaggttgactcttccagtgcagtgaaattaaagggttgtattttgtgtagggacgaaaatggttccgaaaatgctgatcatccagttaacagttgtaaggtttatgcctctccaaaggcaaaggtcgaaaggctgcttaagttgaatgcttgcactaaatgtgctaatcctcataaaacaagtgcatgtagattcaggttcttgagaaaatgtaacaaatgtaacgaCTGGCATTTTAGTTTTTTGTGTGAGAGTAATGTTAAAGTTACTACTAATAATGTCAATAAAGAAAAGGGCTCTTCCCCTGGAGCAACAAATGGtatgataagcatagattgcaataaggtcctttcacatactggggcttccattttacccactttctcggttgttttgtctaataatgagcaaatgcgttgtcttaaagacagtggttctcagcttaattttattgatgctgaatttgcaaagcgaaataatttggaagtattggagtcaaatttcagtgtcactgtaagaggtattaattctcaaagaaaattgttgactaatgttgttcgtgttaatttaaataataatgtgaacagtttttgtgtggaagcaatctgccttccagaaatcaatacaaagctaattcttccaggtttgagtcgaattgttgaaagatttatggaaaagggataa